In the genome of Dermacentor silvarum isolate Dsil-2018 chromosome 1, BIME_Dsil_1.4, whole genome shotgun sequence, one region contains:
- the LOC119439946 gene encoding uncharacterized protein LOC119439946 gives MALSTLKGRNSKFNADLLKDVDANGDLFEAWCRAGEREEDAFCVVCCQTINCAFHGVTAVKRHSQSKKHLERTKQLRGPGGKLKRPAAVQAVLNFSAASTIASYNDRVTASEALFVLSVTLKGIPYSWGDTATPLYRAMFPDSKVAKGFSCSRKKVSYVVSDGLGPYFKSLVLKEVNRPSVFYSICIDETPLPEQRCQQMDIIMRYFSDAQKMVVVEHLQSFRLNKATANDLLRCVNEAIESVPSAGFFAFFSDGPNVMKSLKNKLIQQHGPLIDIGECSLHKVHNDFSRALDSFGSEVETVVNDVYYYFKHSAAQCGLLKEQQQVLGLPEAIFLRHVNCRWLSLVPAVDRLLEQIDALKSVLSANTPVRAGGNIAKRLRSSLNDKTLCAKALFVKNAGELLTRFLKLFQGTEPLLHILYDEMVMLLKKSWEGF, from the exons ATGGCACTCTCCACTCTCAAAG GACGCAACAGTAAGTTCAATGCGGACCTCCTGAAAGACGTGGATGCCAACGGTGATCTTTTTGAGGCGTGGTGTAGGGCTGGTGAAAGAGAAGAAGATGCTTTTTGTGTCGTGTGTTGCCAGACAATCAACTGTGCGTTTCATGGTGTGACTGCAGTGAAGCGCCACTCGCAAAGCAAAAAGCACTTGGAGCGTACGAAGCAGCTACGTGGTCCTGGTGGGAAACTTAAGCGACCAGCAGCAGTTCAAGCCGTcctgaatttttcagctgcgtccACCATTGCGTCGTATAATGATCGTGTCACAGCCAGTGAAGCACTGTTCGTTCTGTCTGTCACACTAAAGGGGATTCCTTATAGCTGGGGAGACACAGCTACACCTCTCTACCGAGCAATGTTTCCAGATTCGAAGGTGGCAAAAGGCTTTTCGTGTAGCAGAAAAAAAGTGTCGTATGTCGTGTCAGATGGCCTTGGACCCTACTTTAAGAGCCTTGTGCTTAAAGAAGTCAACCGACCGAGTGTTTTCTACAGCATCTGTATAGATGAGACACCTCTTCCGGAACAGCGCTGTCAGCAAATGGACATCATTATGCGATACTTTTCCGATGCCCAGAAAATGGTGGTTGTGGAACACCTGCAGTCCTTTCGGTTAAATAAGGCAACTGCGAACGACCTTCTAAGATGTGTAAATGAGGCTATTGAGAGTGTTCCCAGTGCTGGCTTCTTTGCATTTTTTAGTGATGGACCAAACGTAATGAAGTCACTAAAAAATAAACTTATCCAGCAGCACGGTCCCCTGATAGATATTGGGGAGTGTTCCCTACATAAGGTGCACAACGACTTCTCACGTGCCTTGGATTCATTCGGCAGTGAGGTCGAAACTGTCGTAAATGATGTGTATTATTACTTCAAACACTCTGCTGCACAGTGTGGCCTGCTGAAGGAGCAACAACAGGTGCTTGGATTGCCTGAAGCCATATTTCTACGGCATGTAAATTGCCGCTGGCTGTCACTCGTGCCAGCAGTAGACAGACTGCTTGAACAGATTGATGCCCTGAAGAGTGTCCTTTCCGCCAATACTCCAGTACGTGCTGGAGGCAACATTGCCAAAAGGCTAAGGAGCAGTCTGAATGACAAAACCCTTTGTGCCAAAGCTCTGTTTGTGAAAAATGCTGGTGAACTTCTTACAAGGTTCCTAAAACTGTTTCAGGGAACCGAACCCCTGCTTCACATTCTTTATGATGAAATGGTGATGCTGCTAAAAAAATCTTGGGAAGGTTTTTAA